The DNA segment AACCGGCCATTCTTTTATGGCTAGTTGGTGTTAATTCATTTACTTCtatgttattgttataattttcaatattattattgttgctCTCATTATTGGTGTATTCCCTAGAGTTTTTCCTAGTATTTGTTTGATGATCTGAATTGGAACCTAATGAAGGTGGAGTTGGAGTATTCGAATAACTATCAACAGGCCCATAAAGATCATCTGTAAATTGTTGTATGCTATTGGTTAATTcgttattttgaaatatcacCGAATTTCttgatttctttattttcttatatttattttgaaattttgtagttgcattatttatataactGTATCCATGATTTTTATTGCCAAACTCATTATGCatattaaatgttttaGCAGTTTTATTAGTTTTATCAGTATCTTTATCCTTGTCGTTATAATTGTCATTGCCTTTCACATTAGtgttttcattatatcTATTCAATGGAGAAGAaccatttattaaaatccTTGTATTCTTTATAAGCGTTGGCGACTGTGAGTTGTCAATTTCCTGCGTAGCTGATAATATTTGACTATTCGAAATGTTCtctttattgttttttaagGATGACTCCGGAGAATCGAGAAAGGATCTAAAGAAATCTAAATCTGTAAATGAATTTTGggaaatatttgatatatttgacAAATTTTTGTTCTCTAGTAAAGGGAATTTCTTCATTGGTGTGTCTGGTACATCAAATTTCTTCAAGTGGCTTTTGCGATCTTTATCTGCATGcaattttgatttcaaGCCTATCTCTGATTTAAATATGGCTTGATCTGGTTTTGCTCCTATGAATGAACTTGAATTTTTGTTGACACTTGCTGAATTTGTGTTTCTTTTGAGACTTTTACTATTGTTGAAACTTTCAGATTCTACATCAAGATCTACATCTATGTctatttcaatatcttcaggaagttcatttttgttttcagACACAGACCATGTATTCAATAGATTTGATGATGAGAGTCTATTTTTGTCGTTGattttataattcaattttttcaacaaaCCAGgttcattaataaaagGCGACAGTTCACTTTTCGAAACAGTTCGTTTCAATTTAATTGGTGTATGCATACTATTTTGTTGAAAATTACTTTCAATCGTTTCCATGTTTTCGGAACTTTCATTAAAGGGAGTCCATTTATTTATACATTGGTCGACATCATTATCCGTTCGTTCCGGACtatattcttcaattttattacttGGACGTTGTGCTTCCTTAGATAAATTGACGTTACTCAATGATAAGTTTAGTGTACCCACACTTCTTGTTAACTTATTATTTATGTACGGATAGAACTTCAAGACATTCGAGCTCTTCGAATTATcttgttttaaataatctGCATCATATTCTTCTGCACATTCTGTTCCTGAACCATCTGAATCCATATCGATGTCAGAAATCTTATTAGCACCCATCTCCTTGATGGTATTCAATTAACCTATTTATCTGGGACTATATCTAATGGTTTGTATAAGCTGACGGACACCGTTGATTTCTGATATACTCAATACCTAACTTAAATATTATGAACAAAGTatcttaaaatattataaaccatatataaataactaATGCCTTGAAATCacaaatataaacaagttcctttttttttatttttcatttttaatttttattgttttttcaCTTCATAGATTAACTAAAATCGACATAGATAAGATGTGATCcaattaatgaaatgaTACAATTGAATTACTCACTTAGAAACACATTTAGGTTCTTGAACGGGATCTTTTGATGTAAATATTAACATAAATTTTCGTGTTTCACATCGTTTTCGACAACGTAACAAGAAATAACAGAAAATTTGGTGCTAAATTGTTCTCACAAGACACTCACCAGGAATCACACATAGCCATGCAATGCATCTACAACTAATTAAATTAGAAAACATACATGAGAATTAGTTCTAACACATCTGCAAGATATAATGAAACAATATAGCATGCTCATCTCTTTGACTCTCAGTTTGTTCAAGCAATAActcttttgaaaaagaCAACAACTGACGCGTAAAGTGTAATTTGGCGACGACCATGACGAAAAAGGAAATCGTTGAAAGTCGCAACTTTTTCGCGTCACACAATACAAACTGCGACTTCGAACGGATGAAAGACGCAAGACGACGCTGGGGGGAACTGTTTTACCCGGACAACGTGCAATGTTGGTGTCTTAATGGTTAATATGAATGAATGTTTCTCTATTTGCATTGGAAGGACAAGAGAGAGAGAGTGGCTATTGAACGTAGTTCGATTGTCTATATAGCTCTCAACTTACGGTTTAGGTTGCTAAAGAATCGAATTGTTTGCAAAAGAAGTGGGTCGAACGACCCCCAGAGTCGATAACAGTTTCCTAAcaaatgaattgaaaaaaagtTGTAAAGTAGCACTCACAAATTGCATTTTAACTACCGTTTGTTTATTTAGATAGATTTGACGTCAGAACACTTATCTCTAAACGACAGCTCGATTGGACTTTGTTTAACGGTTTATCTACCATTGCTTAAATAAGAAAGGTGTTCATCTCATTTGTAGTTCATCTATTGTATGTAGTAATTTCTTTCCtgtttctttctttctctGTATTTTATTGTGCGCTTTTTCATTCTTGAAACTACTTTCCCCTTTACctgaaaattcaaaatgaaaaatgaacCATATAATCTATATACAAGTTGTTTAGAATTTCgatattatttaactattaaAACGTTTGGATTATTAGTACTGCAGTAGCTCACGcaattacaattatatttatgatTCCTAGTCACTACCAAAGCatctttgattttgattattgAATAGCTTTATGACAGTGACgatagaatagtttaagACAATAGGCAAAAAAAAGCACAACAGAAAAAAGAATCATGACAAGTGATAGATTGAGATACGTCGACTCGATATTATCTAACAAAGCTCCAAATGAAGCTCTTGAAATTTTACGCTTGAGAACATCTGAGGCAAAGCTAATTGACAAAGAATTTTATAATGTTATGAATGATTACCAAAAGATAAGAGAGAATTATAATTCTCAATTATCACAGCTTCTTAAAAAATACGAGAATAAAGCTGATCTTAAAATGgttattaatgaaaaattagttAGTGAAAATGTTTTAAGTGCTTCAGAACTCaatgaatatgaatattttccaaatgtAAGCACCGATTTAATGAATCTATGGAAATTATTCTtgaatgaattgaaaaatgagTATAAAAGCAACGAAAgattaaatcatttgatCAATGAAGAATCCTTGAGACCTTTAAGAGTTTTTTCTGAAAGGGATTCTAATTGGAATAAGAGCAGAAAATTGTATTCAAGTTTGTCAGcaatgaaagaaaataataacaatgaaTTTTCTGATAACTGGAATTCAAAAGGCCCATATATctatgaattatttgaaactATAGATTTTGACCATTTAGCAAACATCAAATCATCTATTATAAGATACCAAACAAATTATAATGATTATCTAGTAAATGCAACCAAACATAGTGAAAAACCATTGTCATCTTATTCGGATTATGACCCTTCAAAGGAAATCGATAGATTTGCGTCAGAAGCTTCAAactttgattttaaatttatttcgTCAAACAATAGTCCTAGTAAACCCATGAAGAAAAGGAGCACTTTTGGAAATCTAACTTCTAGGTTGCATTCGTCATCAACATTGAACTATAATGAACTAATGAACAACGAATTCTCAGATTCAACAAACAATATGTcgttgaaaaataataagaaagGTGATAGCAGattaaaatcaacaatGGGCTCAATTTTTGGCAGAAATAAGAATAAGACAACTAAtcaaaattcattaaataatgaaaaagacGTGAGAATTGATACTGTGGAAGAAGACTTCAATATTAACCAAGCTGTCAGATCTTCATCAAGACGTGCAAcaacaaattcaataaaaccagaatattttaaaaggGGCTCTTTTAGTAGCGACAATATAGATAGCGCAGAAGATCTAAATAATAGATCAAGTTCTAGACCACACAGCCGGATGAACAGTACTACTACCGATTTCCGTAAGTCGGCAAGTAAACGTaatagtatatataatagCCTAAAAGAAACAGATGATAACGCATCTCCCTTTGCGGACCAACCACCGGTACAggatgaaaataattcacAATTACATTCCGATTCTTCATCTAATAGTAACAAAATTTCTCATCTCTCCATGTATCAACCTCCACTAAAACCACTTCCTAGAACTGTTAAAACGGAGCCAATATTACCAAGCTTTGGTAACATGGcaataaattcaaacatTGTTCctcaacaacaacaacaactaACTAATGGaaaatctttattttcaaatgtatcaaattttaatatgcCTCATGTTCAGTCGACTATGACAAGCCCATTCCAGCAACCACCCCAAGCAGCTGGAGTACACCAACCTGTACCAGACTTATTTTCTCAAGTAACAGGTGAACTTCAGACTTTAGATCCTCAAACAACTGGTCCATTAGCATCTATGCAACAAGGGCAATCTGTTTTTCAACATTCATCTGATAAGACAGTTTATGGTTTGAGTGCAAGTATAGCTGAGGTGATTAATGCCAAGTTTAGAGAAGGAATACTAGTCGAGTCAGAAGTTATTGGTGAAATTGCTTTCAGTTATGTACCTAACTATCATGCGAATAGTATTCCAGATTACATTAATTTAAGAATTAAGAATTCCTCgaattttgataaaactATATTAAATCAAGGATACATcgaaaaaattaacaacGAGGACTATAAACTATATCCAAACTTTATAGAATCAAAAACATTAGGTGGATTGAAGTATACGATCAAACCTGCCGAAGCAccaattataatattaccTGTTTGGAATTTTGAAATACATCAAGCGAGTGTAGTGTTAACCTTAAAGTTGTCTCCAGACCTATCACCAAGTGTTCAAAAATTAGTATTAGAGGATGTCACAATATTTGTAACAGTAGATGGTGCAGAAACTGTTTCTGCGTTATCAAAACCACAGGGGACATTcaataaagaaaagaaaagaatcACTTGGAGATTCACAGAGCCATTAGTTTTACACAGAAATTCGGAAGAAAGGTTAATTGCCAGATTTATGACTAATGGGTTAGGTATAGAATCAACCAAAGGAATATCTGCTAAGTTTACTATTCGTGAAAATACTCATCAAAATATTGCAGTCGGCAGCGCTCTAATAATTGAGTCAAAAGAACATGATGAAAAGAACCCATTTGGTAGTCCATGGAAGAGTATTGATACTACAAGAACATTGACCGCAGGAAACTATATAGGTTTATctatttgaaaagaaacGTTGTAACCTTTCCTGATCTTTTTTAGTACAtacaattataattaataaatccTGTATTTAGATGAACTGGAATTACATTTACTGCGTATTTCGTTTCGAGTGATAGATATATTGCATAAAAAGAGCTAAGCGGGCGTAAAATAAAGTACCCATAAATTATAAAGTAATTATAAATGCAATTTGCATTGCATCAAGTCGCACTATAACAGCAATCTTATACAAATCAAAGGTGTTAAAATTTAGAAACATAACACCTTTATTGTGAGAGAGccaaaaatatacaaaaatagAAATGTCATTGCCTTCTGCTTTATATAATTCTAAAACATTTGGTgagaaaaaatttgaagtt comes from the Tetrapisispora phaffii CBS 4417 chromosome 1, complete genome genome and includes:
- the SWE1 gene encoding tyrosine protein kinase SWE1 (similar to Saccharomyces cerevisiae SWE1 (YJL187C); ancestral locus Anc_1.149), which encodes MGANKISDIDMDSDGSGTECAEEYDADYLKQDNSKSSNVLKFYPYINNKLTRSVGTLNLSLSNVNLSKEAQRPSNKIEEYSPERTDNDVDQCINKWTPFNESSENMETIESNFQQNSMHTPIKLKRTVSKSELSPFINEPGLLKKLNYKINDKNRLSSSNLLNTWSVSENKNELPEDIEIDIDVDLDVESESFNNSKSLKRNTNSASVNKNSSSFIGAKPDQAIFKSEIGLKSKLHADKDRKSHLKKFDVPDTPMKKFPLLENKNLSNISNISQNSFTDLDFFRSFLDSPESSLKNNKENISNSQILSATQEIDNSQSPTLIKNTRILINGSSPLNRYNENTNVKGNDNYNDKDKDTDKTNKTAKTFNMHNEFGNKNHGYSYINNATTKFQNKYKKIKKSRNSVIFQNNELTNSIQQFTDDLYGPVDSYSNTPTPPSLGSNSDHQTNTRKNSREYTNNESNNNNIENYNNNIEVNELTPTSHKRMAGSTVIRPPQQYDLYNSSPTSKFTSPVRNRHLANKIDVNPDSHLFERFINVSTIGDGQFSKVFQVTFAQTSKKYAVKSIQLNKYNSLKRILQEIKILSEISNDKSSNYEGREHILNFISSWKYLNCFYIMTEYCENGNLDQFIQEQVIAKNTRLEDWRIWKIIVELSLALRYIHERFHIVHLDLKPANVMITFEGNLRLGDFGMATHLPLEDKSFENEGDVEYIAPEIISDSIYDYRADIFSLGLLIVEIAANVVLPDNGNAWHKLRSGDLSDAGRLSSTDIHSTSLFSNRSKIDTTSSELSTFMSKYTKSHDNHLLAETVTSKIPPWVPHFLIYGESLEKIVKWMIEPNYKLRPTADQILQTEECIYVEMTRKAGAVIQEDDYGPKPNFFYQDNNY
- the TPHA0A02640 gene encoding uncharacterized protein (similar to Saccharomyces cerevisiae SYP1 (YCR030C); ancestral locus Anc_1.151), with translation MTSDRLRYVDSILSNKAPNEALEILRLRTSEAKLIDKEFYNVMNDYQKIRENYNSQLSQLLKKYENKADLKMVINEKLVSENVLSASELNEYEYFPNVSTDLMNLWKLFLNELKNEYKSNERLNHLINEESLRPLRVFSERDSNWNKSRKLYSSLSAMKENNNNEFSDNWNSKGPYIYELFETIDFDHLANIKSSIIRYQTNYNDYLVNATKHSEKPLSSYSDYDPSKEIDRFASEASNFDFKFISSNNSPSKPMKKRSTFGNLTSRLHSSSTLNYNELMNNEFSDSTNNMSLKNNKKGDSRLKSTMGSIFGRNKNKTTNQNSLNNEKDVRIDTVEEDFNINQAVRSSSRRATTNSIKPEYFKRGSFSSDNIDSAEDLNNRSSSRPHSRMNSTTTDFRKSASKRNSIYNSLKETDDNASPFADQPPVQDENNSQLHSDSSSNSNKISHLSMYQPPLKPLPRTVKTEPILPSFGNMAINSNIVPQQQQQLTNGKSLFSNVSNFNMPHVQSTMTSPFQQPPQAAGVHQPVPDLFSQVTGELQTLDPQTTGPLASMQQGQSVFQHSSDKTVYGLSASIAEVINAKFREGILVESEVIGEIAFSYVPNYHANSIPDYINLRIKNSSNFDKTILNQGYIEKINNEDYKLYPNFIESKTLGGLKYTIKPAEAPIIILPVWNFEIHQASVVLTLKLSPDLSPSVQKLVLEDVTIFVTVDGAETVSALSKPQGTFNKEKKRITWRFTEPLVLHRNSEERLIARFMTNGLGIESTKGISAKFTIRENTHQNIAVGSALIIESKEHDEKNPFGSPWKSIDTTRTLTAGNYIGLSI